The Ananas comosus cultivar F153 linkage group 2, ASM154086v1, whole genome shotgun sequence genome contains a region encoding:
- the LOC109724150 gene encoding probable ribosome biogenesis protein RLP24 — protein sequence MRLEKCWFCSSTIYPGHGIQFVRNDAKIFRFCRSKCHKNFKMKRNPRKVKWTKAYRRAHGKDMAQDTTFEFERKRNRPERYDRNVTENTLKAIKKIDKVRVAREARHHTMRMKGKKAIDRKASAKELDQSIHLIKAPGALEQDPSLTLPKKQISVPEPMLEEAN from the exons ATGAGGTTAGAGAAGTGTTGGTTTTGTTCATCAACCATCTATCCAGGGCATGGAATTCAGTTTGTGCGAAATGATGCAAAG ATCTTTCGGTTTTGCCGATCCAAATGCCATAAGAACTTCAAAATGAAGAGAAATCCTCGTAAAGTTAAATGGACGAAGGCTTACAGGCGTGCACATGGGAAGGACATGGCGCAG GACACGACCTTCGAGTTTGAGAGGAAGCGAAACAGGCCGGAGAGATATGACAGGAATGTTACCGAGAACACGTTGAAGGCTATCAAGAAGATCGACAAAGTTAGAGTCGCTAGAGAGGCTCGGCACCACACAATGAG GATGAAGGGTAAGAAAGCCATTGATAGGAAAGCGTCGGCTAAGGAGTTGGACCAGAGCATTCACCTGATCAAAGCACCAGGAGCCCTGGAGCAGGACCCCTCACTCACTCTTCCGAAGAAACAAATCAGTGTTCCCGAGCCGATGCTTGAAGAAGCGAACTAG